The following proteins come from a genomic window of Miscanthus floridulus cultivar M001 chromosome 2, ASM1932011v1, whole genome shotgun sequence:
- the LOC136513201 gene encoding uncharacterized protein, with amino-acid sequence MGGHVQQQGGAASSAISGHQAPGSVVPPPQLETDTGKGDASSTSHATAMVVDTANMKATANPGGTVPPVSEPKGTSLDIPESSDKGSKKTKGKPFCYRCRTKGHTIQECTVVLCCEVYFGDHATKLCPNIKKTNTNAIPCGYAVEGLGFYFIPVVENPKANVEGKAAVVRVLEGSFTVDQLAVELEKLLPDKKHKWEIETKGTDAFIINFPSSDLLETMVNWGPMDAKAVKGKIRFEKGTENEVYKYEIDKVWVQFRGLPKEFKEFPIIWAVGTILGVPRAVDTIFTLNTGRARMKVAVLDPKLIPDFVDVVIGDFVYELQFRVEEDTPTDEPQLIDMDSTKEGDPKEEDPKKGDPREGDPKKGNSEGKMDVDGKIGDAQAHGNGNGDFQPMDSLHNAYNEAAQLEEVGTSTISRSKPVKPNNKPVVLLSQSGGAVNVNEAWKATMMPSQIDSGILKNKNISGIVSPVRSSKRNASSVDQDSTEKAAKLKARKNLESALDKDIKFNRLNENDKLREDNIVLVEDASTKG; translated from the exons ATGGGGGGTCACGTCCAGCAGCAGGGGGGCGCCGCGTCATCTGCCATCTCTGGTCATCAAGCGCCAGGCTCCGTTGTGCCTCCTCCTCAGTTGGAGACCGACACAGGGAAGGGGGATGCTTCTTCGACAAGCCATGCCACCGCCATGGTGGTGGACACCGCAAACATGAAAGCTACAGCAAATCCCGGGGGGACTGTCCCACCGGTCAGTGAACCGAAAGGTACTTCCTTAGATATCCCAGAGTCATCGGATAAAGGTTCAAAGAAAACTAAGGGCAAGCCATTTTGTTATCGCTGTCGTACAAAAGGTCATACAATTCAAGAATGCACTGTTGTTCTTTGCTGTGAAGTTTATTTTGGTGACCATGCGACTAAGCTTTGTCCAAATATTAAGAAAACAAATACAAATGCTATTCCCTGTGGTTATGCTGTGGAAGGACTAGGCTTTTATTTCATTCCAGTGGTGGAAAATCCAAAAGCTAATGTGGAAGGAAAAGCAGCTGTGGTGCGTGTTTTGGAAGGTTCTTTTACTGTAGACCAATTGGCAGTAGAACTAGAAAAACTACTACCAGATAAGAAACATAAGTGGGAAATTGAGACAAAGGGCACTGATGCTTTTATTATCAATTTTCCATCTTCTGACCTATTGGAAACAATGGTGAATTGGGGACCTATGGATGCCAAGGCAGTTAAAGGCAAGATTCGTTTTGAAAAAGGTACTGAGAATGAGGTCTATAAATATGAGATTGATAAAGTGTGGGTGCAGTTTAGAGGACTACCTAAAGAGTTCAAAGAATTTCCCATCATCTGGGCAGTTGGAACTATCTTAGGTGTCCCTCGGGCTGTTGACACTATCTTCACGTTGAACACTGGCAGAGCTAGAATGAAAGTAGCAGTGCTGGATCCAAAACTCATCCCGGATTTTGTGGATGTGGTCATTGGTGACTTTGTTTACGAGCTACAGTTTAGAGTGGAGGAGGACACTCCTACTGATGAGCCACAACTCATTGATATGGACTCTACCAAGGAGGGTGATCCTAAAGAGGAAGACCCCAAGAAGGGAGACCCGAGGGAGGGAGATCCCAAAAAAGGAAATTCTGAGGGAAAAATGGATGTTGATGGAAAAATAGGAGACGCTCAGGCACATGGCAATGGTAATGGGGATTTCCAACCTATGGATAGCCTGCACAATGCATATAATGAGGCGGCACAACTGGAGGAAGTAGGAACTTCTACCATTTCCCGGAGCAAGCCTGTGAAGCCTAATAACAAACCAGTGGTCCTGCTTTCTCAGTCTGGAGGAGCTGTAAATGTTAATGAGGCATGGAAGGCTACTATGATGCCCTCACAGATCGACTCTGggattctaaaaaataaaaatatcagTGGGATAGTTTCACCAGTGAGATCCAGCAAGAGGAACGCCTCAAGTGTGGATCAGGACTCCACCGAGAAGGCAGCGAAGCTTAAAGCGAGGAAGAACTTGGAATCTGCGCTTGACAAAG ACATCAAATTTAATAGATTGAATGAGAATGATAAGCTAAGGGAGGACAATATTGTTTTAGTGGAAGATGCATCAACT AAGGGCTAG
- the LOC136518213 gene encoding serine/threonine-protein kinase TOUSLED-like: MSGSSAAGEDIVQHLSSNSNPSSSKLAKLEARMAGKAVSAPSSPPHHPMAAPASAPAISFMDQEELPETSSSDDDNCEEFLIQKNTLKRPRSPDGDNILALGNFEGSANEAAKILDVTDTRPSLDNSNRKKQGRGRGRAGTGRGRGSKTADQTRLISTSSAVVTNGQLDKLTNKESRSSVQLGHDDRAALQEELSMLRGKVAFLEEELSKSRQEATNYHQLSDRLAKELKDLKDHDHQMRSKQMKVLSDLLIAVSKAERQEARMRIRQESFRLGNVGVMRAGTIISETWEDGQAIKDLNSHLKSLLETKETVERHRKSLKKRQSDKGDGSDAETSMSEEDILLQDEICKSRLTSIKREEEQYMRERDRYELEKGRLIREMKRLRDEDGSRFNNFQILHHRYALLNLLGKGGFSEVYKAFDLVEYKYVACKLHGLNAQWSEEKKQSYIRHAIREYNIHKTLVHPNIVRLWDIFEIDHNTFCTVLEYCSGKDLDAVLKATPILPEKEARIIIVQIFQGLVYLNKRGQKIIHYDLKPGNVLFDEVGVAKVTDFGLSKIVEDDVGSQGMELTSQGAGTYWYLPPECFDLSKTPFISSKVDVWSAGVMFYQMLFGRRPFGHDQTQERILREDTIINARRVEFPSKPAVSNEAKDLIRRCLTYNQSERPDVLTIAQDPYLSYAKK; this comes from the exons ATGTCGGGCTCGTCCGCGGCAGGGGAGGACATAGTGCAGCACCTATCGTCCAATTCCAACCCGTCTTCGTCGAAGCTTGCCAAGCTCGAGGCCCGCATGGCCGGCAAGGCTGTCTCCGCGCCATCGTCACCGCCGCACCATCCCATGGCTGCCCCCGCCTCCGCCCCCGCCATATCCTTCATGGACCAGGAGGAGCTGCCTGAGACTTCCTCTTCCGATGATGAT AACTGCGAGGAGTTTTTGATACAAAAGAATACCCTGAAGCGGCCGAGATCTCCAGATGGTGACAACATCCTTGCTCTTGGAAATTTTGAG GGTTCGGCAAACGAGGCAGCAAAGATTTTAGATGTCACGGATACAAGACCATCCTTGGACAATTCAAATAGGAAAAAACAAGGCCGTGGAAGGGGTCGTGCTGGTACAGGCCGAGGCCGTGGCTCAAAGACTGCTGATCAGACACGACTGATTTCGACTTCCTCAGCAGTTGTAACAAATGGTCAACTAGATAAATTAACCAACAAG GAATCCCGATCGAGTGTTCAACTGGGCCATGACGACAGGGCTGCTTTACAG GAAGAATTGTCAATGTTACGTGGCAAAGTTGCATTTTTGGAGGAGGAACTTTCTAAATCACGTCAAGAAGCAACAAATTACCATCAACTTAGTGATAGGTTAGCAAAA GAATTGAAGGATCTCAAAGATCATGACCATCAAATGAGATCTAAG CAAATGAAGGTCCTGTCTGATCTGCTGATAGCTGTGTCGAAAGCAGAGAGGCAAGAAGCGCGAATGAGGATAAGGCAGGAATCTTTCAGACTTGGGAATGTTGGTGTTATGAG AGCTGGGACTATCATATCTGAAACTTGGGAAGACGGACAGGCAATAAAAGATCTTAATTCTCACCTG AAATCTTTACTCGAAACTAAGGAGACTGTTGAAAGGCATCGTAAATCACTTAAGAAAAGACAATCTG ACAAGGGTGATGGCAGTGATGCTGAGACTAGCATGTCTGAGGAGGACATCCTCTTACAGGACGAAATATGTAAATCTCGTCTAACCAGTATCAAACGG GAGGAAGAACAGTATATGAGAGAGAGAGATCGGTATGAGTTGGAAAAGGGGAGGCTTATACGAGAGATGAAGCGTCTCAGAGATGAAGATGGCTCACGCTTTAACAACTTCCAAATTCTTCACCATCGTTATGCTCTGTTAAATCTTCTAGGAAAGGGAGGGTTCAGTGAGGTTTACAAG GCTTTTGATTTGGTGGAGTACAAGTATGTGGCATGCAAGCTTCATGGATTGAATGCTCAATGGAGTGAGGAGAAAAAACAGAGCTACATACGTCATGCGATTCGTGAATATAACATTCACAAAACTTTGGTGCATCCAAACATTGTCAGGCTATGGGATATATTTGAGATTGATCACAATACATTCTGCACTGTCCTAGAATATTGCAGTG GCAAGGATCTTGATGCAGTCCTTAAAGCTACACCAATTCTTCCAGAAAAAGAAGCAAGAATCATAATTGTTCAAATATTTCAGGGCCTGGTTTATCTAAACAAGAGGGGCCAAAAGATCATTCACTACGATCTAAAACCTGGCAATGTTCTCTTTGATGAGGTTGGTGTTGCAAAAGTTACAGACTTTGGCCTCAGCAAGATTGTGGAGGATGATGTTGGGTCTCAGGGAATGGAACTCACTTCTCAGGGAGCTGGAACCTATTG GTATCTTCCTCCAGAATGCTTTGACCTCAGCAAAACACCATTTATTTCATCTAAG GTGGATGTTTGGTCAGCTGGTGTAATGTTTTACCAGATGCTCTTTGGAAGGCGTCCTTTTGGTCATGATCAGACTCAGGAGAGAATACTTCGGGAAGATACAATTATCAATGCACGGAGAGTGGAGTTCCCTTCAAAGCCAGCTGTATCGAATGAGGCAAAg GATCTGATACGCCGGTGTTTGACATACAACCAATCAGAGAGGCCAGATGTACTAACCATAGCTCAAGATCCTTATCTCTCATATGCAAAGAAGTAG